The window TTAGCAGCGAGACTCCCATACCGGCAATACAGTTAATGCACAAAAGAGCAATAATTCCCTCTAGATAACCAGACATGCCGTTTACCTACACTTTCTCGCCTATCTGTTTGTTGAAAAAACCTGTAGGTTTAAAGAGAAGGGTTAAAATAAGCATAGAGAATACCAGGATGTCACGGAACTGGCTTGAAATATATGCAGTGGTGAGCATCTCGGCAAGACCTAATACCAAACTTCCCATTACAGCACCTGGTAAAGAACCCAGTCCCCCAATGACAGCCGCTATAAAAGCCTTTATCGTGATCCCTCCCATCTGCGGGTAGAGAGTATATCTCGCGGATAAGAAGATACCGCCAACGGCAGCCAATACGCCAGCAACAAAAAATACTATCGCAATCAATCTATTTACATTTACCCCCATCAGACCGGCCGTTCTAAGATTATATGCTGCCGCCCTTATAGCCAGCCCCCATTTTGTTTTTATGAGGAAAAGCTGTAATATTACTAGGAAAATAGCAGAGATTAACAGCGAGAACAGGTCAAAGTAACTTGCAGTTATGATCCCGCCTAAGTCAAGGCTTCCGCTGGGGAAGATCGCAGGTAAAGCCCTAAATCTTCCACCGACAGTTACGACAAAAATATTTTCAATAACAATGTTTATACCCATTGAAGCAATCATCAGATATATTGTCCTGGAGGACCGCTCCCTTATTGGTCTATACGCAAGCCTGTCGGTGAATACAGCCACGACGCCTGCACCAGCCATTGCAGAAACGGCGGCAGTGGTAATATCCATTCCGGCAGATAGCATCGCATAATAGCAAATGTAACCGCCAACCACTAAGAAACCTCCATGTGCAAAGTTTGAAAAGAGAAGGATCGAATATACCAGGGAATAACCTACTGCGATAAGCGCGTATACGGAACCTAAAGATAGACCGTTTAATATCTGGCGAAGCAGTATTTCTATCATTTTAAACCCTCCATAAAGCAGTGCGGCAATATTGTTAGATACCTATTGAAGAATCCCCCACAAAAGTGATGCGTCCACCCATAACTGTCAAATCAACTGGAATAGAGGCTATTTCGTTTGGCTTTACCAGGAACGGATCCTCTTTTAAAATAACCATGTCCCCGTACTTCCCATTTTCCAACGTGCCCTTGGATTTTGATTCGCCGCAAACTGTTGCCGAGCCAAGTGTGTACATACGAAGTGCTCGATCAACTGACAGGATTTCATTGGGTAACCACCCATTTGCTGGCAATCCATCAATGTTTGTTCTCGTAACGGCAACCTGTATTCCCCAAAGCGGAGCAAACGGTTCCACCGGGGAATCGCTGCTTCCCCCCAACTCAACTCCGGCATTTAAAAGCGACTTCCATGCATAGCTTACCGCTTCCCTTTTTTCCCCCACCCTGTCTTTCACCCAGCGCCATTCGCTTGCTACGAAAGGCGCCTGCACATCGGCGTTGACCCCCAACCTTGCCATACGTTTATAAATTTCTTGATTTCCTATCTGGCAATGTACTATGCGATGGTTCCATGGATTGACATGTTTTTTCTGCAAAGATTCAATGATATCGAGAACCTTGGCACTCGCTGCATCTCCGATAGAGTGAATGGCCATTTGTATGTCGCTCATATGAGCGAGGGTCATCATTTCTAAAAGTTCCTCGTCACTATGTACAAAAAGCCCTTTAGTATCCGGC is drawn from Cloacibacillus porcorum and contains these coding sequences:
- a CDS encoding branched-chain amino acid ABC transporter permease, which produces MIEILLRQILNGLSLGSVYALIAVGYSLVYSILLFSNFAHGGFLVVGGYICYYAMLSAGMDITTAAVSAMAGAGVVAVFTDRLAYRPIRERSSRTIYLMIASMGINIVIENIFVVTVGGRFRALPAIFPSGSLDLGGIITASYFDLFSLLISAIFLVILQLFLIKTKWGLAIRAAAYNLRTAGLMGVNVNRLIAIVFFVAGVLAAVGGIFLSARYTLYPQMGGITIKAFIAAVIGGLGSLPGAVMGSLVLGLAEMLTTAYISSQFRDILVFSMLILTLLFKPTGFFNKQIGEKV